One part of the Raphanus sativus cultivar WK10039 chromosome 7, ASM80110v3, whole genome shotgun sequence genome encodes these proteins:
- the LOC108818411 gene encoding glucan endo-1,3-beta-glucosidase 10, giving the protein MASSQISFSLVCVALIFFSIPLNVSSIGINYGQVANNLPPPKNVIPLLKSVGATKVKLYDADPQALRAFSGSGFDLTVSLGNEYLAQMKDTDKARDWVKQNVQAYLPATKIVAIVVGNEVLTSNQSDLSAALFPAMQSIHGALVDCGLNKQIFVTTAHSLAILDVSYPPSATSFRHDLLATLTPILDFHVKTGSPILINAYPFFAYETNPKHISLDFVLFQPNQGFTDPGSNFHYDNMLFAQVDAVYHALDAVGITYKKVPIVVSETGWPSNGDPQEVGANCDNARKYNGNLIKMMMSKKMRTPIRPDCDLTIFVFALFNENMKPGPTSERNYGLFNPDGTPVYSLGIKTSSSSGGSSSSGSKNSTGGGSSSSGGSTGGSPGGGGGGGIYTPENPSPDYMSISSAMGKGRFVECVFFFLLLCIIKLRL; this is encoded by the exons ATGGCGTCTTCCCAGATCTCATTCTCTCTGGTGTGCGTTGCTCTCATCTTTTTCTCTATTCCTCTAAACGTCTCCTCCATTGGCATCAACTACGGTCAGGTTGCCAACAACCTTCCTCCCCCAAAGAACGTCATCCCTCTCCTCAAGTCTGTAGGCGCCACCAAAGTCAAGCTCTATGACGCCGATCCACAAGCCCTCCGTGCCTTCTCCGGCTCCGGCTTCGACCTCACTGTCTCCCTCGGCAACGAGTACCTTGCCCAGATGAAAGACACCGACAAAGCCCGTGATTGGGTGAAGCAAAACGTCCAAGCTTACCTCCCAGCAACCAAGATCGTTGCCATCGTGGTAGGCAACGAAGTCCTCACCTCCAACCAGTCAGACCTTTCCGCGGCGCTCTTCCCGGCGATGCAGAGCATCCACGGTGCTCTTGTCGACTGTGGCCTCAACAAGCAGATCTTCGTGACTACAGCTCACTCCCTAGCCATCCTTGACGTATCCTACCCTCCCTCCGCCACATCCTTCCGACACGACCTCCTGGCAACCCTCACTCCCATCTTGGACTTCCACGTCAAGACTGGCTCCCCCATCCTCATCAACGCCTACCCTTTCTTCGCCTACGAGACTAACCCCAAACACATCTCTCTCGACTTCGTCCTCTTCCAGCCAAACCAGGGCTTCACCGATCCTGGCTCCAATTTCCACTACGACAACATGCTCTTCGCCCAGGTTGACGCCGTCTACCACGCCCTTGACGCCGTCGGCATCACCTACAAGAAAGTCCCTATCGTTGTCTCCGAGACCGGGTGGCCTTCCAACGGCGACCCGCAGGAGGTTGGAGCCAACTGCGACAATGCACGCAAGTACAATGGAAATCTTATCAAGATGATGATGAGCAAGAAGATGAGGACTCCCATTCGACCAGACTGCGATCTCACCATCTTCGTCTTTGCTCTCTTCAATGAGAACATGAAGCCTGGCCCCACCTCCGAGAGGAACTACGGCCTCTTCAACCCTGACGGAACTCCCGTTTACTCCCTCGGGATCAagacctcctcctcctcgggTGGTAGTAGTAGTAGCGGCAGCAAAAACTCCACCGGTGGAGGTAGTAGCAGCAGTGGAGGTAGCACTGGTGGATCACCAGGTggtggcggcggcggcggcATCTACACGCCAGAGAACCCTTCACCTGATTACATGTCCATTTCCTCCGCAATG GGAAAAGGCAGATTCGTTGAGTGCgtgttcttcttcctcttgcttTGCATCATCAAGCTTCGGCTGTAA
- the LOC108829647 gene encoding DCD domain-containing protein NRP — protein MDNNNNQQTFWQFSDQLRVLQTPHNLSLNDSIWSTTNKRTDDRRNLDIAAASTNKSPIEYHNNKASSDNNNNNKNAASWNTWKSSSNGFGPIGSKSTTSTNVNFNHTDDNPWKFNNSDVNNGDFNKGIYSSQPKSYGFNFKNNKGMLIDQDHHHHQIPQKGVGKKNRKNQKNNNKEDDKNTNDKRFKTLPPAEALPRNETIGGYIFVCNNDTMEENLKRQLFGLPPRYRDSVRAITPGLPLFLYNYSTHQLHGVYQAASFGGTNIELNAFEDKKCPGESRFPAQVRAITRKVCLPLEEDSFRPILHHYDGPKFRLELTVPEVLSLLDIFDEQNP, from the coding sequence atggATAATAACAATAACCAGCAAACGTTTTGGCAGTTCAGCGATCAATTGAGAGTCCTCCAGACGCCGCACAATCTTTCCTTAAACGACTCCATCTGGAGCACCACCAACAAACGCACCGACGACCGCAGAAACTTGGACATCGCAGCCGCCTCCACCAACAAAAGCCCTATCGAATATCACAACAACAAGGCTTCTtccgacaacaacaacaacaacaagaacgCTGCGAGCTGGAACACCTGGAAGTCTAGCTCCAACGGTTTCGGACCCATCGGCTCAAAATCAACAACATCCACAAACGTCAATTTCAACCACACCGACGACAACCCCTGGAAATTCAACAACTCGGACGTCAACAACGGCGATTTCAACAAGGGCATCTACTCCTCCCAGCCCAAGAGCTATGGCTTCAATTTCAAGAACAACAAGGGGATGCTCATCGAtcaagatcatcatcatcatcagatcCCCCAGAAAGGAGTAGGGAAGAAGAACAGGAAGAATCAGAAGAATAACAATAAGGAAGATGACAAGAACACCAACGACAAGAGGTTTAAGACTCTTCCTCCCGCGGAGGCACTTCCGAGGAACGAGACCATCGGTGGTTACATCTTCGTGTGCAACAACGACACCATGGAGGAGAATCTGAAGCGCCAGCTTTTCGGTTTGCCTCCGAGGTACAGGGACTCGGTCAGAGCCATCACTCCCGgtcttcctctcttcctctACAACTACTCCACTCACCAGCTCCACGGTGTTTACCAGGCCGCTAGCTTCGGTGGGACTAACATTGAGCTCAACGCTTTCGAAGACAAGAAATGTCCTGGCGAGTCTCGGTTCCCTGCTCAGGTCAGGGCCATCACCAGGAAAGTTTGTTTGCCTCTGGAAGAAGATTCTTTCCGTCCTATTCTCCACCACTACGATGGCCCTAAGTTCCGCCTCGAACTCACCGTCCCTGAGGTTCTTTCTCTTTTGGACATTTTTGATGAGCAAAACCCTTGA
- the LOC108815851 gene encoding protein ABIL4 — translation MESSASLAIVLHQSANHDELFMQQTLQFSQTLKDLKNLRKQLYSAAEYFETSYGKEEHKETVIETLKEYAAKAVVNTVDHLGSVSDKFNSFLSDNSAHFSTTHLRLSSLEQRMKLCREYMGKSGTSHHCFLIQSPPHHHKRYFFPQHGRGERGRGTSFSAGDDSHRFKSAVRSTILEKHTSTTARKAYKTGSFSFLHNNMSNNRTPNSKRGNSPLRFPLLRSGSQLKHSSSPGQPRILALLPEPERAISLSTSREIVEIKQKSSLRKGKKSLMLKALMSMSSKSRN, via the exons aTGGAGAGCTCTGCATCTTTAGCCATCGTTCTTCATCAGTCTGCCAATCATGACGAACTCTTCATGCAGCAGACTCTTCAATTCTCACAAACTCTTAAG GATTTAAAGAACTTGCGGAAACAGTTATACTCAGCCGCTGAGTACTTCGAAACATCTTATGGCAAAGAAGAGCACAAAGAAAC GGTGATCGAGACGTTGAAAGAGTATGCAGCCAAGGCAGTAGTGAACACAGTGGATCATCTTGGCTCTGTCTCTGATAAATTCAACTCTTTTCTCTCTGATAACTCAGCCCATTTCTCCACCACTCATCTTCGTTTGTCTTCTCTCGAACAA agGATGAAACTATGCAGAGAGTACATGGGGAAAAGTGGGACTTCTCATCATTGCTTTCTCATTCAATCTCCTCCTCACCATCATAAGCGTTACTTCTTCCCTC AACATGGAAGAGGTGAACGTGGAAGAGGCACAAGTTTTTCCGCAGGAGATGACTCGCATAGGTTCAAGAGTG CTGTTCGATCAACAATACTAGAAAAACACACAAGTACTACTGCAAG AAAAGCTTATAAGACAGGAAGCTTCTCCTTTTTACATAACAACATGAGCAACAACAGAACACCAAACA GTAAAAGAGGAAACTCTCCTCTGAGGTTTCCTCTCTTACGTTCAGGATCTCAACTGAAACACTCAAGCTCTCCAGGCCAGCCAAGAATACTG GCGTTGTTACCGGAACCAGAAAGAGCGATATCTTTGTCCACAAGTAGAGAGATAGTGGAGATAAAGCAAAAATCTTCATTGAGAAAGGGGAAGAAGAGTCTGATGCTCAAGGCACTGATGAGTATGAGCAGCAAGTCCAGAAACTAA
- the LOC108829646 gene encoding phragmoplastin DRP1A isoform X1, translated as MENLSSLVNKIQRACTTLGDHGDSSALPTLWDSLPAIAVVGGQSSGKSSVLESIVGKDFLPRGSGIVTRRPLVLQLQKIDDGAREYAEFLHLPRKRFTDFGGFSLSHLSFTFSSYIPILFLLTLITSVAAVRKEIQDETDRETGRSKAISSVPIHLSIYSPNVVNLTLIDLPGLTKVAVEGQSENIVKDIENMVRSYIEKPNCIILAISPANQDLATSDAIKISREVDPSGERTFGVLTKIDLMDKGTDAVEILEGRSFKLKFPWVGVVNRSQADINKNVDMIAARRREREYFSNTTEYRHLAHKMGSEHLAKMLSKHLEHVIKSRIPGIQSLINKTVLELESELSRLGKPIGADAGGKLYSIMEICRLFDQIFKEHLDGVRAGGEKVYNVFDNQLPAALKRLQFDKQLAMDNIRKLVTEADGYQPHLIAPEQGYRRLIESSIVSIRGPAEASVDTVHAILKDLVHKSVNETVELKQYPALRVEVTNAAIESLDKMRDGSKKATLQLVDMECSYLTVDFFRKLPQDAEKGGNPTHSIFDRYNDSYLRRIGSNVLSYVNMVCAGLRNSIPKSIVYCQVREAKRSLLDHFFAELGTMDMKRLSSLLNEDPAIMERRSAISKRLELYRAAQSEIDAVAWSK; from the exons ATGGAGAATCTGTCATCGCTGGTAAACAAGATACAGAGAGCATGCACGACTCTGGGAGACCATGGAGACTCTAGCGCCCTTCCTACTCTCTGGGATTCCTTGCCTGCCATTGCCGTCGTTGGTGGTCAG AGCTCAGGAAAGTCTTCAGTTCTGGAGAGCATCGTCGGAAAGGACTTTTTACCCCGTGGATCTG GTATCGTTACTCGAAGGCCCCTTGTCTTACAGTTGCAAAAGATTGATGACGGAGCTCGGGAGTATGCTGAGTTTCTTCACCTCCCCAGGAAAAGGTTCACCGATTTTGGTGGGTTCTCTTTGTCTCATTTGAGCTTTACCTTCTCCTCTTATATTCCCATACTATTTTTGCTTACCTTAATCACCTCTGTAGCTGCTGTGAGGAAGGAGATTCAAGATGAGACTGACAGGGAGACCGGACGTAGCAAGGCCATTTCTAGCGTTCCCATTCACCTTAGCATTTACTCTCCCAATG TTGTCAACTTGACACTGATTGATCTTCCAGGGCTTACGAAAGTTGCTGTTG AGGGACAATCTGAAAATATAGTGAAGGACATTGAAAACATGGTCCGGTCCTACATTGAAAAG CCCAACTGCATCATTTTGGCAATTTCACCTGCAAACCAAGATCTGGCTACGTCAGACGCAATTAAAATTTCCCGTGAAGTTGATCCATCTG GGGAGAGAACATTCGGTGTCTTGACAAAGATTGATCTTATGGACAAAGGGACCGACGCAGTGGAA ATTCTGGAAGGGAGatcttttaaactcaaattTCCGTGGGTTGGTGTTGTCAACCGCTCCCAAGCAGATATTAACAAGAATGTGGACATGATTGCGGCtcggagaagagagagggaGTACTTTTCCAATACTACAGAGTATAGGCACCTTGCACATAAAATGGGTTCCGAGCATTTGGCAAAGATGCTCTCCAAG CATCTAGAACATGTGATCAAGTCAAGAATTCCAGGCATCCAGTCGCTTATTAACAAAACAGTGTTAGAGCTGGAATCTGAACTTAGTCGCCTTGGAAAGCCTATTGGAGCTGATGCTGGG GGGAAGTTGTACTCAATAATGGAGATATGTCGGCTTTTCGATCAAATTTTCAAGGAGCATCTCGATGGAGT GCGTGCTGGTGGCGAGAAGGTGTATAACGTGTTTGATAACCAGCTTCCGGCGGCTCTGAAGAGACTTCAATTTGACAAGCAGCTAGCAATGGACAACATCCGCAAGCTGGTCACTGAGGCTGACGGTTACCAGCCTCACTTGATTGCTCCTGAGCAAGGTTACCGTCGTCTCATTGAGTCTTCTATAGTATCCATCCGAGGCCCTGCTGAAGCATCTGTTGATACT GTTCATGCGATATTGAAGGATCTGGTGCACAAGTCTGTGAATGAAACGGTG GAATTAAAGCAATACCCAGCACTGAGAGTGGAGGTGACAAACGCGGCCATAGAGTCGTTGGACAAAATGCGGGATGGAAGTAAGAAAGCAACACTGCAGCTGGTGGACATGGAGTGCAGTTACCTCACTGTTGATTTCTTCAGGAAGCTTCCCCAAGATGCTGAGAAGGGTGGTAACCCTACGCACTCCATTTTCGACCGTTACAACGATTCCTATCTCAGACGAATCG GATCGAATGTTCTGTCTTACGTGAACATGGTCTGTGCTGGACTGCGGAATTCAATCCCCAAGTCCATCGTCTACTGTCAAGTCCGAGAAGCCAAACGTAGCCTCCTCGACCATTTCTTTGCGGAGCTCGGTACCATGGAC ATGAAGAGGCTATCGTCGCTTTTGAACGAAGATCCAGCAATCATGGAGAGACGAAGCGCCATATCTAAGAGGCTGGAGTTGTACCGAGCTGCTCAATCGGAGATCGACGCAGTCGCTTGGTCCAAGTGA
- the LOC108829646 gene encoding phragmoplastin DRP1A isoform X2, translating into MENLSSLVNKIQRACTTLGDHGDSSALPTLWDSLPAIAVVGGQSSGKSSVLESIVGKDFLPRGSGIVTRRPLVLQLQKIDDGAREYAEFLHLPRKRFTDFAAVRKEIQDETDRETGRSKAISSVPIHLSIYSPNVVNLTLIDLPGLTKVAVEGQSENIVKDIENMVRSYIEKPNCIILAISPANQDLATSDAIKISREVDPSGERTFGVLTKIDLMDKGTDAVEILEGRSFKLKFPWVGVVNRSQADINKNVDMIAARRREREYFSNTTEYRHLAHKMGSEHLAKMLSKHLEHVIKSRIPGIQSLINKTVLELESELSRLGKPIGADAGGKLYSIMEICRLFDQIFKEHLDGVRAGGEKVYNVFDNQLPAALKRLQFDKQLAMDNIRKLVTEADGYQPHLIAPEQGYRRLIESSIVSIRGPAEASVDTVHAILKDLVHKSVNETVELKQYPALRVEVTNAAIESLDKMRDGSKKATLQLVDMECSYLTVDFFRKLPQDAEKGGNPTHSIFDRYNDSYLRRIGSNVLSYVNMVCAGLRNSIPKSIVYCQVREAKRSLLDHFFAELGTMDMKRLSSLLNEDPAIMERRSAISKRLELYRAAQSEIDAVAWSK; encoded by the exons ATGGAGAATCTGTCATCGCTGGTAAACAAGATACAGAGAGCATGCACGACTCTGGGAGACCATGGAGACTCTAGCGCCCTTCCTACTCTCTGGGATTCCTTGCCTGCCATTGCCGTCGTTGGTGGTCAG AGCTCAGGAAAGTCTTCAGTTCTGGAGAGCATCGTCGGAAAGGACTTTTTACCCCGTGGATCTG GTATCGTTACTCGAAGGCCCCTTGTCTTACAGTTGCAAAAGATTGATGACGGAGCTCGGGAGTATGCTGAGTTTCTTCACCTCCCCAGGAAAAGGTTCACCGATTTTG CTGCTGTGAGGAAGGAGATTCAAGATGAGACTGACAGGGAGACCGGACGTAGCAAGGCCATTTCTAGCGTTCCCATTCACCTTAGCATTTACTCTCCCAATG TTGTCAACTTGACACTGATTGATCTTCCAGGGCTTACGAAAGTTGCTGTTG AGGGACAATCTGAAAATATAGTGAAGGACATTGAAAACATGGTCCGGTCCTACATTGAAAAG CCCAACTGCATCATTTTGGCAATTTCACCTGCAAACCAAGATCTGGCTACGTCAGACGCAATTAAAATTTCCCGTGAAGTTGATCCATCTG GGGAGAGAACATTCGGTGTCTTGACAAAGATTGATCTTATGGACAAAGGGACCGACGCAGTGGAA ATTCTGGAAGGGAGatcttttaaactcaaattTCCGTGGGTTGGTGTTGTCAACCGCTCCCAAGCAGATATTAACAAGAATGTGGACATGATTGCGGCtcggagaagagagagggaGTACTTTTCCAATACTACAGAGTATAGGCACCTTGCACATAAAATGGGTTCCGAGCATTTGGCAAAGATGCTCTCCAAG CATCTAGAACATGTGATCAAGTCAAGAATTCCAGGCATCCAGTCGCTTATTAACAAAACAGTGTTAGAGCTGGAATCTGAACTTAGTCGCCTTGGAAAGCCTATTGGAGCTGATGCTGGG GGGAAGTTGTACTCAATAATGGAGATATGTCGGCTTTTCGATCAAATTTTCAAGGAGCATCTCGATGGAGT GCGTGCTGGTGGCGAGAAGGTGTATAACGTGTTTGATAACCAGCTTCCGGCGGCTCTGAAGAGACTTCAATTTGACAAGCAGCTAGCAATGGACAACATCCGCAAGCTGGTCACTGAGGCTGACGGTTACCAGCCTCACTTGATTGCTCCTGAGCAAGGTTACCGTCGTCTCATTGAGTCTTCTATAGTATCCATCCGAGGCCCTGCTGAAGCATCTGTTGATACT GTTCATGCGATATTGAAGGATCTGGTGCACAAGTCTGTGAATGAAACGGTG GAATTAAAGCAATACCCAGCACTGAGAGTGGAGGTGACAAACGCGGCCATAGAGTCGTTGGACAAAATGCGGGATGGAAGTAAGAAAGCAACACTGCAGCTGGTGGACATGGAGTGCAGTTACCTCACTGTTGATTTCTTCAGGAAGCTTCCCCAAGATGCTGAGAAGGGTGGTAACCCTACGCACTCCATTTTCGACCGTTACAACGATTCCTATCTCAGACGAATCG GATCGAATGTTCTGTCTTACGTGAACATGGTCTGTGCTGGACTGCGGAATTCAATCCCCAAGTCCATCGTCTACTGTCAAGTCCGAGAAGCCAAACGTAGCCTCCTCGACCATTTCTTTGCGGAGCTCGGTACCATGGAC ATGAAGAGGCTATCGTCGCTTTTGAACGAAGATCCAGCAATCATGGAGAGACGAAGCGCCATATCTAAGAGGCTGGAGTTGTACCGAGCTGCTCAATCGGAGATCGACGCAGTCGCTTGGTCCAAGTGA
- the LOC108817879 gene encoding uncharacterized protein LOC108817879 — protein sequence MMMMKIPSGVVASVIAFSTAALSSSSSAIPPISPKGWESRKMEPRFDGLRFIETLVTAHR from the exons atgatgatgatgaagattcCGAGCGGCGTTGTCGCTTCAGTCATTGCCTTCTCCACCGCcgctctctcttcttcttcctcagctATTCCACCGATCTCTCCTAAG GGCTGGGAATCGAGGAAGATGGAGCCTAGATTTGATGGGTTGAGGTTCATAGAGACGCTGGTCACAGCACacagatag
- the LOC108829648 gene encoding uncharacterized protein LOC108829648 → MASSISSISTSFSFIPNNKGSHKPNPWLYQPSLSSNSLIFYSKHHPHRRPLSSSQIPVVETDEDDDKEGLTFSGCRGCGKEVKENGCNGDGRIQGGIATVPGFGWWPIKAYRPCPGFVEAGGRYRRIGQSMDEVAFGRGDSKSSTDS, encoded by the exons ATGGCGAGTTCCATTTCTTCGATCTCAACAAGTTTTAGTTTCATCCCCAACAACAAAGGTAGTCACAAACCAAACCCATGGCTCTATCAACCATCGCTAAGCTCGAACAGTCTCATATTCTATTCAAAGCATCATCCTCATCGTCGTCCACTATCTTCGTCCCAGATTCCCGTCGTAGAAACTGATGAGGACGACGACAAAGAAGGCCTTACTTTCAG TGGTTGCAGAGGATGCGGAAAAGAGGTGAAAGAGAATGGTTGCAACGGCGACGGCCGGATTCAAGGAGGCATTGCCACTGTCCCTGGCTTCGGTTGGTGGCCCATTAAGGCTTACCGGCCTTGTCCAGGCTTTGTCGAGGCCGGAGGTAGATACCGCCGCATAGGGCAGAGCATGGATGAGGTTGCCTTTGGTCGTGGTGACTCTAAATCCTCCACCGATTCCTAG